AGTACCCATTGAGAATTCGTGTTTGCAGTAACACAACTTGTAGCTTCCTCAAAATTGAGATTAAATCTGAAATCCACAAAGATCTTGTTATAGAGGTTGAACTCACcgtgacaaaacaaaatagtgcTCCGTCCACGATCTGGAGGTTCCTTGTTGACTTTCTGATGGCTGTGTGCAAGCTcaacaacataaaatttgtttcctttacCCCAATACATACCTTCGTTCTTCTCTTCAAGGTTATCTTTGACATCAAAATTCAGATCATCAACTCTCagaacttcttcttctataacCAACAATTTGTTTCCTCTGTTGTCAAGACTATCATCAAGATCTGCATCAACATGTTCCATAGTGAAAAAATTGTCACCATTACTATCAAAGATTTGCTTTTCATGTTTGTTGGGTGAAAGTCTTGTGTATTCCACGCCGTGATTGACGTCTTCCTCACAACCATCACAAACTTGATCACAATCATCAAAGACAAAATGTATAGTTTCTATAAGAGAATACTGATTGTATTACCTTAAGAAATGATTTAcaggacatatatataatctatacaTTAGGGTTTTAACTTCATAATAATTACAAGAAGATCCTTAACATATACGCTTCCTTATACatcccctcaagatggaggcagTTCGCTGACTCCAATCTTGGATGTAAGCTCCTGGAATTGTGGTCTAGGCAGCGGTTTCGTTAGGGCATCAGCGAGCTGATCGTTGCTAGAGACATGTGTGACACGAAGAACCCCAGCTTGTATGAACTCACGAATAAAGTGATAATCAATGGCAATGTGTTTCATCCGAGTGTGAAAAACCGGATTAGCACATAAATAGGTAGCTCCGACGTTGTCACAATATAAGACTGGAGCAACCGGTAAGACGATGCCCATCTCAGATAACAAGGAACAGATCCAGCGGAGTTCCGAAGCCGCATTAGCGACAACCCGATATTCAGCTTCTTTTGATGAACGAGAGACGCTCTGCTGTTTCTTAGAGGACCAAGATATCAGGCTAGCACCAAAATAAATGATGTATGCATTGGGGGAGATGTATGTGTTATGTGCACGACCCCAATCAGCATCATAAAAAGCATGTATCGTTAACGTACCATCAGAGCGGAGAAAAATACCATGGGACTTGGTGCCGGCGAGATAACGGAGGACATGCTTTGCCACTTGCCAATGTTTATCAGTGGGCTTGTGCATAAATTGGGATAAGCGGTTCACCACAAAAACGATGTCGGGTCGCGTAAATGAGAGATATTGTAGACTACCAATGACAGTTCTGTACTCCGTTGCATCAGCAAGAGGCGTCCCGGAATCAATAGTGAGATTCGGCGATGATGCCATTGGTGTGGCAACTGGCTTGGCATCAAGCATACACGTCCTGGTAAGAAGATCAGTAATGTATTTGCGTTGCATAAGATGCATACCCCGAGCAGAACGTGTCGCTTCGATGTCCAAGAAATAGCTCAAAGGACCAAGATCCTTCAGGGAAAACCGCTTTGCAAGAGCCAAGTTGAACGCCTGTACCAAAGAGGGAACACCAGCAATGATAATGTCATTTACATAAACCAAGACATAAATGTAATCCTTGCCAGTGTGATAGATGAACAACGAGGTATCGGCAAGTGAGTTTTTGAAACCGGCAAGTTGAAGAAACGTCTTCAGTTCTTGATACCATGCACGCGGAGCTTGTTTCAGCCCGTACAATGCTTTGTTCAAACGACAAACGTGATGGGGCCTGTCCTTGTCAACAAACCCAGGTGGCTGTGAAACATAGACCTCATCCGTCAAGGTACCTTGTAAGAATGCATTGTTGATGTACACCTGATGTATACTCCAGTTTTTCTTGACCGCAACCTCTAGTACCATCCGTATAGTTGTCGCCTTTATCACCGGGCTAAATGTCTCGGAATAGTCTAACCCATATTGTTGATTGAAGCCCCGTGCCACCATCCTGGCCTTATATCTGTCAATAGAACCGTCAGAATGATATTTTATCGTGAAAATCCACTTACAAGGAATAACTTTCTAATTCGGCAAGGGAGGAACAACATTCCAAGTACGATAGCGAAGCTGTGCATTATATTCATCAAGCATCGCTTGTGTCCATCTTGGGTCCTTGAGAGCCTGTGCCACCGTTGTCGGAATGAATGGTTTGGTTGTGGTGGCGATAAggttaaatttttgtttgggtttgaCGATTTGATTCTTTGATCGGGTTTTCATGGAGTGATCATTTACGGTAGGTGGCGGTAGCGGAGGAATCAATGGTGCAATTGAGGATGGTGAAGAAGAGTTAGCGGTTGAAGTCAGGTTTGATGAAGAGGATGGAGTGGATTCAGTTTGTTGGGTTTGTGTCGGGCTTGTGATTACTGGGCTTGGTGAATTATGAGAGGATTGGGGTGGACTTATGTTTCGTGAAGGGGTCGATGTTGGTGTTTGGTTAGGCGAGGTAGGAGACGATGGAGTGGATTTGGCTTGCTAGGTTTGTGTTGGGCTCTCGGTTAATGGGCCTGGTGAATTTTGAGATGAAAGTTGTGGGCTTATGGTGCGGGGAGGGGATGAGGTTTATGATTGGTGAGTCGAGGTTTCGGGATGACGATTAGCCGACGGAGACGACAAGCTCTCAGGGACGGACAGTAAGGAATGTGCAGCCGGTGATGGAGCTGTACGAACTGATGATTCTTGGGTATTGAGCAGCGACGGTGTACTCGGCGGTGAAGGATGAAGAACCGAGCACGGAGGCGAAGGCGGCGGCGAATGAGCTGTCGGGAGTGGGAGAACCGGAATTGCAGGAGACGTGGATGTAGATGACACAGTAGCCGGTGTGGAGAGGACCGGAGTGGCCGTTGCAAAGGGAAACTGATTCTCGACAAAACGAATATGACGTGAAGTATATATCCGGCCGGTTTTAACCTCCAAACACAAGTAGGCGGTCTGTGTGAGTGAATAGCCAATAAATACACACGGCGAGGAGCGGTCATCAAGCTTGTGGTTCGTGTAAGGACGCAACCATGGAAAACACAAGGACCCAAACACTCGGAGTTTCATGTAGTTCGGTTTCTGGTTAAACAGCTTAACATATGGGGAAACACCATTGAGTACCTCCGTGGGCATGCGGTTAATAAGATAGACCGCCGTTGCAAAAGCATAAGTCCAATAGGACTTTGGAACCGAAGCATGATTGAGTAAGGCAAGACCCGTTTCCACGATATGGCGGTGTTTACGCTCCGAGAGTCCATTATGCTCTGGAGTATGAGGAGGAGTGGTAAGTTGGGAGATACCATTTGCAGCCAAGTAAGAGCGTAAAGCAATAAATTCACCCCCATTATCCGAATAAAGTGTGCCAACCTGACATTGAAACCAATTCTCGACTAAGGCTTTGAAAGCTATAAAAACATCTTTTACTTGAGATTTCTGTTTGAGTGGGTATAACCAAGTGTATCGTGTGAAATGGTCAACAATGACAAGGTAATATTTGAAATGATCAATGGACACAATGGGAGACATCCATATGTTGGAATAAAGATATTCAAGGGGTTTAGTGGAGACAATGAAGTTTGAGTGAAATGGTAATTTATGACTTTGATTGATAAAACAGTCTGAACAAGAAAACTGTTTGAGTTTGGAAGTAGAAAACGGTAAACAGAATTGCGAAAGAATAGCTTTCAAAATGGGTAAAGATGGGTGACCAAGTCAAGAATGCCAAGAGTGGAGATCGGTTGTCGAAGTGGGGGAAGCTATGAAACTTGTAATGGTGTTGTTGATGACCGGCCAGTCATACAGCTCATTCTTAGTTCGGCCTTGGAGTAACTGGACCCCCATGCTCAGATCCTTCACCAGAAAATGTGCGGGAAAGAAATGTACGAAGACATTATTAGCATTACACAAGCGATACACCGAGATGAGATTTTTGCAAACATTTGACACATATAGCACATTATTAAGTGCAAGTTGACGAGAAGGAGTAGAGAGCAAAGCGGAACCAGTATGTGAAATTGGTATTTAGGAACCATCGGCGATGGTGAGTTCCTCACCACCAGTGTAAGGCTGATGAACCAACAGATTGGCTAGATCCGACGTCAAGTGATGTGTTGCCACGGAGTCCATGATCCAGTTGCCCGGGTTGTACGCCGGAGCCATAGCAACATTCGCTCGCCGTTGCCACGGTGTCATGAGAGAAGATGATGGACCACCGGACGTATTATAGCCACCATGAGACGGATAATATCCTCCACCAGTCTGAAGCTTCGAACACCGACGTGCGCTATGGCCATAAACTCCACAAATTTGACACCTACCTTGATAGCCACGACCTGTACCACGAGAGGAGTTGTGATGCTGTTGTCCCCGAGATCCAGGTCGTGGTTGGTAACGTGAGTGATGGTTGAAGCCAGAGGCTTTGGAAGAGACTACATTTGCAGTCGCTGGAACAGAGGTGGCGAGATTGACCATGTTTTGAAGTTTGAGTTCATGGTTAATCAGTTTTTCATGGACGTCGGTAATTGTTGGAGTCGTATCACGTCCTTCTATCTGATCAGTGATTCGATGATAGTCATCAAGAAGACCACCAAGGATGTAGTCAATCTGGTCTTCATGTGCAATGGGGTTGTCAAGCAACGCTAATTGATCGAAACGTGTGGTGAACCCCTGAACGTATTCATCAATGGTCTTCGTTCCTTTCTTCCATTGAGTAAGCTGTTCGCGAATCTGCTTAATGTGTGCGCGACTTGGATTCGCATAGGTGTCACGGAGAATACCATATAAGAGAATATTGATTGTATTACCTTAAGAAATGATTTacaggacatatatatagtctataCATTAGGGTTTTAacttaataataattacaagaaGATCCTTAACATATACGTTTTCTTATAGTTTCAACGTCTTCTACCAAAGCGTCAAATTTTGGCACAACAAAGTTGTCTTCATCTTGAATCTCATCATACAGATCACGAACTGTATTAtcttcaacatcaacatcaacatcaactcCGTCTCGCACCTTGTCATCCATATCGAGAACAGTACCGTTTTGGTCGTCATCATTCACACTGACAAAATCAGCGTCGTTTTCTACGCTTACACCTTTGACAATCACCATCTTCTTATTTGACATCAAATTCTAGATCTGCATCATAAACCTTAGGCAGAGAAAAAGTACCATCACCGTTGATACTATATATGGGTTTACATACCATATAATTCTCTTGAATGTGCAAATTTTCTTTGTGATCCACCGAAAAACGCCTTTGTCGTTTTAACTTTTGCAAACGACTATGCACCAAAGTATCATAATGACGAGGTAAGAAGTGTGCGCATAGCTTCTGCTTAAGTTTATACCAAGATTTAATAGGGCTTTTGTCGGCTTCCTTGCGTGTTTTCTTCACATATTGCCACCATGATGCGGCTTGTCCTCGGAATTTTTTAATCACAAGAGAAACAAATCGATCATCTGAAACGCTTCGAAACTCCAAAATCTCTTCAACATCCACAAGCCAATCTAGTAACAAATCACTAGAAACTCCACCATGAAACTCGGGAATATCCAACTTAAAATCCATCATAGGAAAATCAAACCACCAGGAACGTGATgaatctgataccaactgatagaGAGCGGAAGCTTAATTAACGGACGAGAACTATCTCTAGAAAAACTCGGATTCACGAACGGATCTTGCTTAGAACGTCgtaacttgacgaagaagcaatAAGGATAGGGTCCAGATCGGGAGAGATATCGACGTGgttttgcaagtcctccttgcagggcttGAACTCAAGCTCTTAGGgttgagagtcctcctctctaGGCTTTACACAAAGCTTTAGTAAAACTTGTTTATTCAATAATCCATAATTCACAATAATGAGAATCATGTCTCcttaaataagaaaatgaaaacccTAGTATAAACGTTTAACGTTTAACGACAAAACTATGGTTTTAAAACCCATGAACCTAAGGCCCATTAACATgactaaaacaaacaacaaagttATTGAAAACGTGAAGATGCGCTGCATCAACTATCTTAATATATTGTCTTAATTAGTCTAGTGGTAATGAGTGTGTTTTACAACCATCCGACCGGGTTTGTCTCCTCCTTGTAtacctccattttttttaatggctTCACCTTCTTGGCTTCCTTAACCGCAATAGCCAGTGTAATAGGAGTGATTAGGGTTGGAGCTTATGAGGCAGATGGATCTCGtcaaattgttacaaaatcCCTAATGAACAATCATGGTAGAAGGTGGAGACTGGGATCGAACATTGGATTTAATATCTACAACAAGAAGGTTCTGAACGAAGTAGGTTTTTGATgtgattctcccaaggaatcgacgctctaaggtaggtagactgataatcctagaaCTCCAAAGGCTCGTGAAGCTGGATGATAAGGTGTGAAATGAacaaaactctcttaaaacaaaccaagcAAAGCAAGTCGGTGTAACTCTAGATAGAAGCTTCGTGGAAACAGATTACAAGGCGTGAGATAAATCCCGAAAATCCTTGTGCCCTAGACTCTCTTGTAACGACTCTTCAATCTTCAGCTAGTGAATGGAAACGTCAAGTGCGGtggaatcacttgatataccgaaAACTATTTGATGTAACTCACTAAGgagaactctttgatgtaacccaccaaggagaaatAACAAGTTCCAAAAGGAACAAAGAAGTttaccactctcaaataaaagataaaagatttcttggATTATTGATGTTTCTCAAAtaagattacatgtgtttatatagagataagaaacttggtaacaaagccaagtattaattattcttgaaactaaaagacaataaaaatagaaagttgaatgaagacccaaactcttgaagttttccttcctaaggtgagttgaactctattttcgtcactcctctttgaccacaaaataaatggattattttgggttttcttggacttgaattagactcaaagtgggctggacttgatagacatcatccccaatagaatttCTCATGCTTTCTTTGgtcataagctcttgaattaaCCTATTAAAtgtttccttgatcttctttctctttttctcttcggTCATATTTGATGATAAGAAACAACATGGACTGTATGATTTCTTCAccttgggcttagtagaaacaactcctggttgccatacataattctggaagcacctacaattggacctaaaactcttcatgtgaaaaactagattgacccCATTTGGCAAATGAAGCGTAactttgtggtttgttggccaaatcttgtgttcatgggcttgttggaaacataagagactCATTAACATCCTCCAAGTGGTTTCGTGTCTAAATTATTTTTGAGTCggtctgtgtaacacgatctttTGCTCAGACGCGAAATTGGGACTACGATAGATCCACTGAcatgaaatatccatatctttcacatatgaactGATCTTAATGTGATACTAAATCTCTGTGGTTCTGGAATGGATCAAGATTCTAAAACAGTTTGGTTTATATCTCATGTGGTCGAAATCCTCcgttgaatgctcgtaggtctaAATCGTAtggccatgagttcacctgatttgtaaaatgaataactacTTCATCCGAACTCTGATTAGACTGATTCCACTTCAAGATATGCTCTaaatgaggtaagaatgtatcccaaatagttTTTTGGCTGGAATAATTGATCTTCCGACTTCGTTCGTGTTGAACAAGACTCAAggatcttcttggatggtctcatgatcatatcagtTTTGAACGACAATTGCGATGGTGGACTTGACCGAGAAGAGATGGCGGCTCTGGTCGTAGTTGTTTTTCAACATAGGAGGAGCATTGTGTTAAACAGTGAGGAGGTAGAAGAAGGAGATAGCGAttgggagaagaaaaaaatgatttgaacaCGAGTATATTCGGTTAAAAAGTCAAGTCATTACCACTAGACCAAgtccaaatatttaattaattatgtaaatagaTTCTATGTATCTAATTAACTAGGTGTGATTAAAATTTACCGTCCGCTATTAATTATTAGGTATTaaacattcaaataaaaataaattggaaATTCTTTTTGAGAATTTCGTAAACGGTAGAAAGAGCTTTGGCAaaaccacaaaagaaaacactGGGTAcgcaattttattatttatttttattttttcaaaaaactgGGTACGCAATTATACCTTTAAAAAGTTCTTGAATTTGCGTACCTTGCTTACCCCTTAAAACGGCGTGGCCTAcactctcaagtctcaagtaggtaattaaaaaattgaccTAACTAttaccacaaaaataaaagtatccatatatctatatatataaagttaactttgctcacttgTCCTACCTCCACATCATCATCtacctaatcaattttttttcataaaaaaatactatttttaatattcattcattgtatatttattaattataattaataatagtaataaataatttaaaaacgaattaactaaaattaattaaattttaaaatagtataaaaataatataattttgtagtaaataataaaaataataactaactaaaaatgaattaagtaaattaaatgaaaattttaaaatagtaaaaataatactataaatttgttttagtaataatgttattattaaaattataaccaaagaatgattatattccaaaatttagaatgggttaatgagttttagaatgtaagtaagattttaatgcatggtggagtaaaaaaacaagttatgtaattgtatttataaaaatctaaacatgaatataaaattgaagtgaaacattagtttctaagaaacatataccataaagatttattattaaattttatttataagaaagaaaagattaattacttaacttaacttaacttaaaagttttgatctaaaacaaatacattgtAAGGGGGgcacttttttttgggaaaactatgaaaaagaattttgaaaaaataatttatctaaaaaaacaaaatcaatggttaGGAAATCTAGACAAAATGATATGCAACccgttacaaaaagtggcatgtgatttgtgtagcatatctcataaggtatattataaactggagctacaattttataacatgatataaaacatatataacagatataatatatatatatataaaaatattatcaaatatttttaacccaaaacattggcaaaaacaacatatttaaagtacactatgttttttttgaaaagacgAAGCTCGGGTTGCatcaaaaaattaacatttgcaaataacatatgagattagtgtatagatattcattgtggggtttaaatgtttcatcatttaagcattcttgacttagtctaaaattttataatggcaaatgatgcatttggacaaccttATTGTAGTGACATGGGAGtaaaactgttcatgaaactttatatattcgcatttaatgtaggatatcgatatgtttaaatggtctctataattatgtcaacgatcgacattgacgttagaacttttaaaattatgttttcataagATATGAATATAgaatgaactcttttaaagataaaaggtcagaagattgtcgacaatattattacgacactagacaatatatgttatatatagattagtaaaataagtacgaaATTTGTATAgaattatcttttaatcttcaaattatattcatatttaatgattcttattgataaaaaaatttaactaaatcccacgtaaaatcgcaaatagatataacaaagaaatattatcttaaaaaatatatatgttgtatatcactaagtaaagtaagttatatatttatactcaaaagttggaatgattatattgagctcaacaatttcaattgataagaaatattttaaattaaaattcctCACGTGCACagggtacaaattctagtatatatataatatttattgcaTCTCTAGTCACTCTCTAGTAGTCTAGTGTCATTGAAGTAAAACAAGGTTTTGAGTTGATTAAATCTCTTGTACAAAAGAAATGACTACTGTCAGAAAAAACACAGCTCCGGTTGACGGTGTTCGCCCATCCAGCCATCCTCCATCATTGTCATTGATACCCTCATATCCATATATCAATGCTCCAACTCACCGTTTAAGTtctattaacaaaacaaaactattatatatttaatttgtaatttttattttgacaaaaaaaaattttgtaatttttatataatttgtaaataaaataataaggaTATGATAGAATGTTTTGGCACCATCGTTGTATATGGCAATGTTTTCATCACCATCCCGATCACATTCGCTGGTCGGGAGcagtctttgttttctttgtggaatatttgattttctcCTGTTTGTATGTCAAACCACGGCTCcctttgttttgcattttataTGTTTGATGAAAGTGAAGCGTGGATAC
The Camelina sativa cultivar DH55 chromosome 6, Cs, whole genome shotgun sequence genome window above contains:
- the LOC109133303 gene encoding uncharacterized protein LOC109133303, with the translated sequence MVARGFNQQYGLDYSETFSPVIKATTIRMVLEVAVKKNWSIHQVYINNAFLQGTLTDEVYVSQPPGFVDKDRPHHVCRLNKALYGLKQAPRAWYQELKTFLQLAGFKNSLADTSLFIYHTGKDYIYVLVYVNDIIIAGVPSLVQAFNLALAKRFSLKDLGPLSYFLDIEATRSARGMHLMQRKYITDLLTRTCMLDAKPVATPMASSPNLTIDSGTPLADATEYRTVIGSLQYLSFTRPDIVFVVNRLSQFMHKPTDKHWQVAKHVLRYLAGTKSHGIFLRSDGTLTIHAFYDADWGRAHNTYISPNAYIIYFGASLISWSSKKQQSVSRSSKEAEYRVVANAASELRWICSLLSEMGIVLPVAPVLYCDNVGATYLCANPVFHTRMKHIAIDYHFIREFIQAGVLRVTHVSSNDQLADALTKPLPRPQFQELTSKIGVSELPPS